The Sebastes fasciatus isolate fSebFas1 chromosome 4, fSebFas1.pri, whole genome shotgun sequence genome window below encodes:
- the LOC141767074 gene encoding ribonuclease P protein subunit p25-like protein — translation MTEPRGQMKSSNATSSTVLELQSASFDPDVSSLSLPPKLGQSNFRRVSRTEDSDPYPIPGLAADTLHMRVKEGSKIRNLLRFATARMQGEGKDGTSLRQVVFTGSGRGVTKTITCVEILKRKVGELHQVSKLYYKTVNEVWESPQQGAPGITVQRTVPAICILLSKDPLDPQEPGYQPPQTPSVPTEDAEKRRALIRSAHSPTSQHTAKRVCLDDWSVCSPRADPS, via the coding sequence ATGACTGAACCCAGGGGTCAGATGAAGAGTTCAAATGCTACGAGCAGCACTGTGTTGGAACTGCAGTCTGCTTCATTCGACCCTGATGTCTCATCTTTGTCTTTGCCTCCAAAACTTGGCCAGAGCAACTTCCGAAGAGTCAGTCGCACAGAGGACAGTGACCCCTACCCGATCCCCGGCCTGGCAGCAGACACCCTGCACATGCGAGTGAAAGAAGGAAGCAAGATCCGCAATTTGCTGCGGTTTGCAACTGCTCGCATGCAAGGGGAGGGAAAAGATGGGACATCACTGAGACAGGTGGTCTTCACCGGCTCAGGTAGAGGAGTCACCAAGACCATCACCTGTGTGGAGATCTTGAAACGTAAAGTGGGTGAGCTCCACCAGGTGTCCAAGCTCTACTACAAGACAGTGAATGAGGTATGGGAGAGTCCACAGCAGGGAGCACCAGGTATAACCGTGCAGAGGACGGTCCCTGCCATCTGCATCCTGCTCTCTAAAGACCCTCTGGATCCCCAGGAGCCTGGGTACCAACCTCCCCAAACCCCCAGTGTTCCCACAGAGGACGCAGAGAAACGTAGAGCTCTGATCAGGTCGGCTCACAGTCCGACCTCACAACACACCGCCAAGAGAGTCTGTCTGGATGACTGGAGTGTGTGTTCTCCGAGGGCTGACCCCTcgtag
- the cox5aa gene encoding cytochrome c oxidase subunit 5Aa, with protein MFRAAVRLSVSGVRSLTRTQPACRALLASRCYSHGKQETDEEFDARWITYFNKQDIDAWELRKGMNTLIGYDLVPEPKILEAALRACRRLNDLASAIRILEAVKDKAGPHKEIYPYLIQELRPTLDELAIPTPEELGIDKV; from the exons ATGTTCAGAGCAGCCGTCCGACTCTCAGTCTCCGGGGTCCGGAGTTTAACCCGCACACAGCCAGCCTGTCGAG CTCTTTTGGCCTCAAGGTGTTACTCACATGGAAAGCAAGAGACCGATGAGGAGTTTGATGCCCGCTGGATCACCTATTTCAACAAGCAAGACATTGACGCATGGGAGCTGAGAAAAG GGATGAACACATTGATTGGTTACGATCTGGTACCTGAGCCAAAGATTCTCGAGGCAGCACTGAGAGCCTGTCGGAGGTTAAACGACTTGGCCAGCGCCATCCGGATTTTGGAAGCTGTgaag GATAAAGCCGGCCCTCATAAAGAGATCTACCCGTATCTGATCCAAGAGCTGCGGCCAACATTAGACGAGCTTGCCATCCCTACACCCGAAGAGCTCGGCATTGACAAAGTGTAG